A part of Micromonospora chersina genomic DNA contains:
- a CDS encoding SRPBCC family protein: protein MPDGYLKLPDDWVRVMVSVPAPVDEVWEAVTDPRRVAQWFGHLSAPMTTGASTRVDFGDGDFFDIEVDHVEPRDRLLFRWSFLGVGPECQVGWTLTGGAEATTLTVDDSCPGRPGSEVAQLKAGWLDFVGRLARYLETGKPSRYDWRQEIDGSVVLPNGSWHPLREETVVDWLPIATNGAGPGWFFVVDEEGPRRFTLRDWQLDRERALTFAVEIPGARTVTACQVRTEPGERGRTLSVSHQGWHRLGLSDLQERTLRHRFAATWTAALSLAEECARTRQELP, encoded by the coding sequence ATGCCCGACGGATACCTGAAACTGCCCGACGACTGGGTGCGCGTGATGGTCAGCGTGCCGGCCCCCGTGGACGAGGTGTGGGAGGCGGTCACCGACCCGCGGCGGGTCGCCCAGTGGTTCGGCCACCTGTCCGCTCCCATGACGACCGGGGCGAGCACCCGTGTCGACTTCGGTGACGGCGACTTCTTCGACATCGAGGTCGACCACGTCGAGCCGCGCGACCGCCTGCTGTTCCGGTGGAGCTTCCTCGGCGTCGGCCCGGAGTGCCAGGTCGGCTGGACGCTGACCGGCGGGGCGGAGGCCACCACGCTGACCGTGGACGACAGCTGCCCGGGCCGCCCCGGGTCGGAGGTGGCCCAGCTCAAGGCCGGGTGGCTGGACTTCGTCGGCCGGCTGGCCCGCTACCTGGAAACCGGCAAACCCTCCCGGTACGACTGGCGGCAGGAGATCGACGGCAGCGTGGTGCTGCCGAACGGCTCCTGGCACCCGCTGCGCGAGGAGACGGTGGTCGACTGGCTCCCCATCGCCACCAACGGCGCCGGCCCCGGCTGGTTCTTCGTGGTCGACGAGGAGGGCCCGCGCCGGTTCACCCTGCGCGACTGGCAGCTCGACCGCGAGCGGGCGCTCACCTTCGCGGTCGAGATCCCCGGGGCGCGCACGGTCACCGCCTGCCAGGTCCGGACGGAGCCGGGCGAGCGCGGCCGTACGCTCTCCGTCTCCCACCAGGGCTGGCACCGGCTGGGCCTCAGCGACCTCCAGGAACGGACGCTGCGGCACCGGTTCGCCGCCACCTGGACGGCCGCGCTGTCGCTGGCCGAGGAGTGCGCCCGCACCCGGCAGGAGCTGCCGTGA
- a CDS encoding ABC1 kinase family protein translates to MSLRMFLRVLAIVAVASGEALRTLPASLVLRVTRGPEAAADRRYRGMVRALQRLGPTFVKFGQIAGTRRDALPPALCARLGTLFDEVPPMSAAAAGEALRRARAEQPRLVLRSVDPEPLASGSIASVYRAVLDDGTVVALKLKRPGIDDRMRADLRLVELMARLAARAPKMRGMPIADLVGYLSAAILGQLDFHREAANSERLRGELAELPEVRVPLLHRDRSASNCLVFEYLPDLDGRTVERLDPRVRAHLAEVVLAAVHRLFFGAGFVHCDLHPGNLYLTRDERVVVLDAGYCVQLPDGVRAAIGEFFARLGAGDGRRCGEIVLASAVNAGAGLDREGFVRDVAELVARTAGPDNEFDMSVFGNGVYDLQQRYGIYAASDFAFPLMSLLVVEGTVRGISPDVDFQRVGGPAPTPHA, encoded by the coding sequence ATGTCGCTGCGGATGTTCCTGCGGGTGCTGGCCATCGTCGCCGTGGCGTCCGGTGAGGCGCTGCGGACCCTTCCGGCGTCCCTCGTACTGCGGGTGACCCGGGGGCCGGAGGCGGCGGCCGACCGCCGCTACCGGGGGATGGTGCGGGCGCTGCAACGGCTGGGCCCGACCTTCGTGAAGTTCGGCCAGATCGCCGGCACCCGCCGGGACGCCCTCCCGCCCGCGCTCTGCGCCCGGCTCGGCACCCTCTTCGACGAGGTGCCGCCGATGTCCGCCGCGGCGGCCGGCGAGGCGCTGCGCCGCGCCCGGGCGGAACAGCCCCGGCTGGTGCTGCGCTCGGTGGACCCCGAGCCGCTGGCCAGCGGCAGCATCGCCTCGGTCTACCGGGCCGTGCTGGACGACGGCACCGTGGTGGCGCTGAAGCTCAAGCGGCCCGGCATCGACGACCGGATGCGGGCGGACCTGCGGCTCGTCGAGCTGATGGCGCGGCTGGCCGCACGGGCGCCGAAGATGCGGGGCATGCCCATCGCCGACCTGGTCGGCTATCTCAGCGCGGCGATCCTCGGCCAGCTCGACTTCCACCGGGAGGCGGCGAACAGCGAACGGCTCCGCGGCGAGCTGGCCGAGCTGCCGGAGGTCAGGGTGCCACTGCTGCACCGGGACCGGTCGGCGTCGAACTGCCTGGTCTTCGAGTACCTGCCGGATCTGGACGGGCGGACGGTCGAGCGGCTCGACCCGCGGGTCCGGGCGCACCTCGCCGAGGTGGTGCTGGCCGCCGTGCACCGGCTCTTCTTCGGTGCCGGCTTCGTCCACTGCGACCTGCACCCGGGCAACCTCTACCTGACCCGGGACGAGCGGGTGGTGGTCCTCGATGCCGGCTACTGCGTCCAGCTGCCCGACGGCGTACGGGCGGCGATCGGTGAGTTCTTCGCCCGGCTGGGAGCGGGGGACGGCCGGCGGTGCGGCGAGATCGTGCTGGCCAGCGCGGTGAACGCCGGCGCCGGCCTGGACCGGGAGGGCTTCGTCCGGGACGTGGCGGAGCTGGTGGCCCGGACCGCCGGCCCGGACAACGAGTTCGACATGTCGGTCTTCGGCAACGGCGTGTACGACCTCCAGCAGCGGTACGGCATCTACGCCGCCTCCGACTTCGCCTTCCCGCTCATGTCCCTGCTGGTGGTCGAGGGCACGGTGCGCGGGATCAGCCCCGACGTCGACTTCCAGCGGGTCGGTGGACCGGCGCCCACCCCGCACGCGTGA
- a CDS encoding helix-turn-helix domain-containing protein, with the protein MAHDRAAVRGDRTEPAHRRGRSTVLQQHRDAVSRVVRAMRDRLDEPWTLSRLAQVAYLSPFHFSRVFRLVTGTPPGRFLSALRMAEARRLVVSSRMNVTDICTTVGYSSLGTFTTQFTEQVGVGPGRLRRLDAAHGDRPLEHVVAAGTGPAEEDEPPGGVVTGTVHAPAGDARLVLLGLFPTPLAQGLPVACTSVTGDGPFAVTGAPEGTWHLLACAHPEAVTVGEVLAGARDPDVWVGVADAPVVVRAGRTTGPLAVRLAPARPIDPPILTGLPVLPLAARP; encoded by the coding sequence ATGGCCCACGACCGCGCCGCCGTCCGGGGCGACCGCACCGAGCCGGCGCACCGGCGCGGCCGGTCGACAGTCCTCCAGCAGCACCGGGATGCGGTCTCCCGGGTCGTCCGGGCCATGCGGGACCGGCTCGACGAGCCGTGGACCCTGTCCCGGCTGGCCCAGGTGGCGTATCTCAGCCCGTTCCACTTCAGCCGGGTGTTCCGGCTGGTCACCGGCACCCCGCCGGGGCGGTTCCTGTCCGCGCTGCGGATGGCCGAGGCGCGCCGGCTGGTGGTCTCCAGCCGGATGAACGTCACCGACATCTGCACCACGGTCGGCTACAGCAGCCTGGGCACCTTCACCACCCAGTTCACCGAGCAGGTCGGGGTCGGGCCGGGCCGGCTGCGGCGGCTGGACGCCGCGCACGGCGACCGGCCGCTGGAGCACGTGGTCGCCGCCGGGACCGGGCCGGCGGAGGAGGACGAGCCGCCCGGGGGCGTGGTCACGGGCACCGTGCACGCCCCGGCCGGGGACGCCCGGCTGGTGCTGCTCGGGCTCTTCCCCACCCCGCTGGCCCAGGGGCTCCCCGTCGCCTGCACCAGCGTCACGGGCGACGGCCCGTTCGCCGTCACCGGCGCGCCCGAGGGCACCTGGCACCTGCTGGCCTGCGCCCACCCCGAGGCGGTCACCGTCGGCGAGGTGCTGGCCGGCGCCCGCGATCCGGACGTGTGGGTCGGGGTGGCCGACGCGCCGGTGGTGGTCCGTGCGGGCCGCACCACCGGTCCACTGGCCGTGCGGCTGGCCCCGGCCCGCCCCATCGACCCGCCGATCCTCACCGGCCTGCCGGTGCTCCCCCTCGCCGCCCGCCCGTGA
- a CDS encoding NAD(P)H-binding protein yields the protein MSGTILVTGATGRVGSELVRLLAGAGVRPRALVRDVERARQKLGDAADLVAGDLNRPADLDAALAGVERLFVLTATSRGQLTQERNAIDAAVRAGVRHVVKLSVLDAGRESPLRHGVWQGDANALLVNSAVDHTVLQLAFFMQNLFGMVAGGAIRSSAGDGRVAMVDARDVAAAATAVLTDCPDWARNETLVLSGPEALSFDDTAKVLAEATGVPVRHLPVPREQVAAMLRQFGAEEWYAEDVAVFNDLIAAGRVQAVTDTVRRLTGAEPRSLGDFAREFAAVFQRAAAPPPGGWRAG from the coding sequence ATGAGCGGGACGATCCTGGTCACCGGCGCCACCGGCCGGGTCGGGTCGGAGCTGGTCCGGCTGCTCGCCGGAGCCGGCGTCCGGCCCCGGGCCCTGGTCCGCGACGTCGAGCGGGCCCGGCAGAAGCTCGGGGACGCCGCGGACCTGGTCGCCGGTGACCTGAACCGGCCGGCGGACCTGGACGCCGCGCTGGCCGGGGTGGAGCGGCTGTTCGTGCTCACGGCGACCAGCCGGGGGCAGCTCACCCAGGAGCGCAACGCGATCGACGCGGCGGTACGCGCCGGCGTGCGGCACGTGGTGAAGCTGTCGGTGCTGGACGCCGGACGCGAGTCGCCGCTGCGGCACGGCGTCTGGCAGGGCGACGCGAACGCGCTGCTGGTCAACTCCGCGGTCGACCACACCGTGCTGCAACTGGCGTTCTTCATGCAGAACCTGTTCGGGATGGTGGCCGGGGGCGCGATCCGCAGCTCGGCCGGTGACGGCCGGGTGGCGATGGTCGACGCGCGGGACGTGGCGGCCGCCGCGACGGCGGTGCTCACCGACTGCCCCGACTGGGCGCGCAACGAGACACTGGTGCTGTCCGGCCCGGAGGCGCTCTCCTTCGACGACACGGCGAAGGTGCTGGCCGAGGCCACCGGTGTCCCGGTGCGCCACCTTCCGGTGCCGCGTGAGCAGGTGGCCGCCATGCTGCGGCAGTTCGGCGCCGAGGAGTGGTACGCCGAGGACGTGGCGGTGTTCAACGACCTGATCGCCGCCGGCCGGGTCCAGGCGGTCACCGACACCGTGCGGCGGCTGACCGGCGCCGAGCCCCGGTCGCTGGGCGACTTCGCCCGGGAGTTCGCGGCCGTCTTCCAGCGGGCGGCCGCACCGCCGCCGGGCGGGTGGCGGGCTGGCTGA
- a CDS encoding HEAT repeat domain-containing protein — MAIDLCNKSPGALAEGAQGAWEEAVPADAAPVNLDALTADQRDALNFSYRTTLPAMDPRFVAGDPAAWASDFGYALNKVAVRLDNRTNQELRDAALNHPDAAMREQALFEYADRDLPDAIELLGQAVLHDPNREVRWDALWAIEKLGGAHAVASLSKFAKDADPEIAEWSHLFRSELQTGDPAFDGRAGKFTPGRTFDETIYLLIHCDLYVRLDDSNQHWGKISLAPQGLARIYGQAHACPNVATRERQLVIAKTIDGLHADGSPHCDNYLFRGFTDRTRRDRGNFFFESLVPRTFFKSGHADDPSEGTRQANIGFARYGTWHLDPKFQIHDEAAIRYVRGRFQGWGYINLARIAGRSMEEILQPGNGVLSTLHDPEIGHMTNAFILGTFKGKLNDWDGDGVIDMNSRDVYSTVDGEIDMNQDGVADQPGLTCCDHTTLLP, encoded by the coding sequence ATGGCAATCGATCTCTGCAACAAGTCGCCGGGTGCTCTCGCGGAGGGCGCCCAGGGTGCGTGGGAGGAGGCGGTCCCGGCCGACGCGGCACCGGTCAACCTGGACGCCCTCACCGCGGACCAGCGCGACGCGCTCAACTTCTCCTACCGGACCACGCTGCCGGCGATGGACCCGCGCTTCGTCGCCGGTGACCCGGCGGCCTGGGCGAGCGACTTCGGGTACGCGCTGAACAAGGTCGCGGTCCGGCTGGACAACCGCACCAACCAGGAACTGCGCGACGCCGCGCTGAACCACCCCGACGCGGCCATGCGCGAGCAGGCCCTGTTCGAGTACGCCGACCGCGACCTGCCGGACGCGATCGAGCTGCTCGGCCAGGCCGTGCTGCACGACCCCAACCGCGAGGTCCGCTGGGACGCGCTGTGGGCCATCGAGAAGCTGGGCGGCGCCCACGCGGTCGCCAGCCTCAGCAAGTTCGCCAAGGACGCGGACCCGGAGATCGCCGAGTGGTCGCACCTGTTCCGCAGCGAGCTGCAGACGGGTGACCCGGCGTTCGACGGCCGGGCCGGCAAGTTCACCCCGGGCCGCACCTTCGACGAGACCATCTACCTGCTGATCCACTGCGACCTGTACGTGCGGCTGGACGACTCCAACCAGCACTGGGGCAAGATCTCGCTGGCCCCGCAGGGCCTGGCCCGGATCTATGGCCAGGCGCACGCCTGCCCGAACGTGGCGACCCGCGAGCGGCAGCTGGTGATCGCCAAGACCATCGACGGGCTGCACGCCGACGGCTCGCCGCACTGCGACAACTACCTGTTCCGCGGGTTCACCGACCGCACCCGCCGGGACCGGGGGAACTTCTTCTTCGAGTCGCTGGTGCCCCGGACGTTCTTCAAGTCCGGTCACGCCGACGACCCGAGCGAGGGCACCCGCCAGGCCAACATCGGCTTCGCCCGGTACGGCACCTGGCACCTCGACCCGAAGTTCCAGATCCACGACGAGGCGGCCATCCGCTACGTCCGTGGTCGCTTCCAGGGCTGGGGCTACATCAACCTGGCCCGGATCGCCGGCCGCTCCATGGAGGAGATCCTCCAGCCGGGCAACGGCGTGCTCTCCACGCTGCACGACCCGGAGATCGGCCACATGACCAACGCGTTCATCCTCGGCACCTTCAAGGGGAAGCTGAACGACTGGGACGGCGACGGGGTCATCGACATGAACTCGCGCGACGTCTACTCGACCGTCGACGGCGAGATCGACATGAACCAGGACGGCGTGGCGGACCAGCCCGGCCTGACCTGCTGCGACCACACCACCCTGCTGCCGTAA
- a CDS encoding KR domain-containing protein — MSPEPLSRPSRIALRALRPAPAPVRPTPRATRWRVTGPADHPLVRHLRRQPYPAAGPEADVLVLGGRWPAGGAGVLLDAYQRAAGRQLTLVHDGAGGGSLLRGLGAGDGRPVGTVALGDPTPAALRRAAGLLAAPSAADELTVAADGTVHTLGWRAAPLPGRAPRFAGATVLVTGGLGGLGSRLAVALAAAGAVPVLLDVRTPDDAPPDVRRMLTLLRRRCPRARLLTLDLTDPAAARAALAGLRPTAIVHCAGRIAGGTGVRLGPAEVDALVAAKVATLETVLATVRAKRLRAVLTFGSLTAHGAHPGLAGYALANELLHRATARYAATHPGVRCCTAEWSLWSGAGMARQVARVAARHLGMVPVPVATGVAAATRLLAALVDAPPDEDLPDSLLVCSERPGTQGAWSGRPEGVPGVDAALVVPAGGDLDMAMRAVAEAAAGGAALIPDGTAGPGAPLLVRATVTGDGVDCVVRSGADPDGPALRSSRYRLLPAGT, encoded by the coding sequence ATGTCACCTGAGCCCCTCTCGCGCCCCTCCCGGATCGCCCTGCGCGCCCTGCGGCCCGCGCCGGCGCCCGTCCGGCCCACCCCCCGCGCGACCCGCTGGCGGGTGACCGGCCCGGCCGACCACCCCCTCGTCCGGCACCTGCGCCGGCAGCCCTATCCGGCCGCCGGACCCGAGGCCGACGTGCTGGTCCTCGGTGGACGGTGGCCGGCCGGCGGCGCCGGGGTGCTGCTCGACGCGTACCAGCGGGCCGCCGGGCGGCAGCTCACGCTGGTCCACGACGGAGCCGGCGGCGGCAGCCTGCTGCGCGGGCTCGGCGCCGGGGACGGCCGGCCGGTCGGCACCGTCGCGCTGGGCGACCCCACCCCGGCGGCGTTGCGCCGCGCCGCCGGCCTGCTCGCCGCGCCGTCCGCCGCCGACGAGCTCACCGTGGCCGCCGACGGCACCGTGCACACCCTCGGCTGGCGGGCCGCCCCGCTGCCCGGCCGGGCGCCACGCTTCGCCGGGGCCACCGTCCTGGTCACCGGCGGCCTGGGCGGGCTCGGCAGCCGCCTCGCCGTCGCCCTGGCCGCCGCCGGCGCCGTCCCGGTCCTGCTCGACGTGCGTACGCCTGACGACGCCCCGCCCGACGTCCGCCGGATGCTCACCCTGCTGCGGCGGCGCTGCCCCCGGGCCCGGCTGCTCACCCTCGACCTCACCGACCCGGCGGCCGCCCGCGCGGCCCTGGCCGGGCTGCGGCCCACCGCGATCGTGCACTGCGCCGGCCGGATCGCCGGCGGCACCGGGGTACGCCTCGGCCCCGCCGAGGTCGACGCCCTGGTCGCCGCGAAGGTCGCCACCCTGGAGACGGTGCTCGCCACGGTCCGCGCGAAGCGGCTGCGGGCGGTGCTCACCTTCGGCTCGCTCACCGCGCACGGCGCGCACCCGGGGCTCGCCGGCTACGCCCTCGCGAACGAACTGCTGCACCGGGCCACCGCCCGGTACGCCGCCACGCACCCCGGGGTCCGCTGCTGCACCGCCGAGTGGTCACTCTGGTCCGGCGCCGGGATGGCCCGGCAGGTGGCCCGGGTCGCCGCCCGGCACCTCGGCATGGTGCCGGTGCCGGTGGCCACCGGTGTCGCCGCGGCCACCCGGCTGCTCGCCGCGCTTGTCGACGCCCCGCCCGACGAGGACCTGCCCGACTCGCTGCTCGTCTGCAGCGAGCGCCCCGGCACGCAGGGCGCCTGGTCGGGGCGGCCGGAGGGCGTACCCGGAGTGGACGCCGCCCTGGTCGTGCCGGCCGGCGGCGACCTCGACATGGCGATGCGCGCGGTGGCCGAGGCGGCGGCCGGCGGCGCCGCGTTGATCCCGGACGGGACGGCCGGTCCGGGCGCGCCGCTGCTGGTCCGGGCCACGGTCACCGGTGACGGGGTGGACTGCGTGGTCCGCTCCGGCGCCGACCCCGACGGGCCGGCACTGCGCAGCTCCCGCTACCGGCTGCTGCCCGCCGGCACCTGA
- a CDS encoding ester cyclase produces MTGHHPDLAQRKREFEETVRNFRKAVLFDYDLTAVQHVLAPGFVDHFAPPWDPPSRDGVAHRFDHANQVLTTRKVEVLVSVCEGDILAQAILLHFEHTGPFMGIPATGRRFEIGGSNTFRFENGRIAEHWGVFDVAKIPDLLAGEPGAAGGWSSMWDREEIGTAGKG; encoded by the coding sequence ATGACCGGACACCACCCGGATCTGGCGCAGCGCAAACGCGAGTTCGAGGAGACCGTGCGGAATTTCCGCAAGGCGGTGCTGTTCGACTACGACCTCACGGCCGTGCAGCACGTCCTCGCGCCGGGCTTCGTCGACCATTTCGCCCCGCCGTGGGACCCGCCGAGCCGCGACGGCGTGGCGCACCGGTTCGACCACGCGAACCAGGTGCTCACCACCCGCAAGGTCGAGGTGCTCGTGTCGGTGTGCGAGGGCGACATCCTGGCCCAGGCCATCCTGCTGCACTTCGAGCACACCGGGCCGTTCATGGGCATCCCGGCGACCGGCCGCCGGTTCGAGATCGGCGGCTCCAACACGTTCCGGTTCGAGAACGGCAGGATCGCCGAGCACTGGGGCGTCTTCGACGTCGCGAAGATCCCCGACCTGCTGGCCGGCGAGCCGGGTGCGGCCGGCGGCTGGTCGTCCATGTGGGACCGCGAGGAGATCGGCACCGCCGGCAAGGGCTGA
- a CDS encoding FAD-dependent monooxygenase: MTTRRALVVGGGPAGLATALALRDAGWDALVLERSADEGPSGVALTLWPNALSALAAVGADKPVRAAGCPADGNQIRAADGRILDDVPGRLMAERFGGRGLALLRADLVEALRAQLSPGMLRTGARCVGWTEYGGRVRVTLADGGTEVGDLLVGADGLRSTIRRQLLGGGADPLRYAGYPVWRGIARYDLGAAPGLLTMGRAAQFGLFPLPEGRAYWFATMPLRRGWGEQLPRRVWAARFDGWHAPIPQVLAATPDEDVLVTDIYDRAPVPRWSAGRVVLVGDAAHPSTPNLGQGTCQALEDAVVLGRCLRDDDVAEALPRYEAARRRRADGLTRQARMLGRVGQWSNPVACWIREQMIRRAPAGPRLRQMAEMFAFE; this comes from the coding sequence ATGACGACTCGACGGGCGCTCGTCGTCGGCGGCGGGCCGGCCGGGCTGGCGACCGCGCTGGCCCTGCGGGACGCGGGCTGGGACGCGCTGGTCCTCGAACGCAGCGCGGACGAGGGGCCCTCCGGCGTCGCCCTCACCCTCTGGCCGAACGCCCTGTCGGCACTCGCCGCCGTCGGTGCCGACAAGCCGGTACGGGCGGCCGGCTGCCCGGCCGACGGCAACCAGATCCGCGCCGCCGACGGGCGGATCCTCGACGACGTGCCGGGGCGGTTGATGGCGGAGCGCTTCGGCGGCCGGGGCCTGGCGCTGCTCCGTGCCGACCTGGTCGAGGCGCTGCGCGCCCAACTCTCCCCGGGGATGCTGCGCACCGGCGCCCGCTGCGTGGGCTGGACGGAGTACGGCGGCCGGGTACGCGTCACCCTCGCCGACGGCGGCACCGAGGTGGGCGACCTCCTCGTCGGCGCGGACGGACTGCGCTCGACGATCCGCCGCCAGTTGCTCGGCGGCGGCGCGGACCCGCTGCGCTACGCGGGTTACCCGGTCTGGCGCGGCATCGCCCGGTACGACCTCGGCGCCGCGCCGGGCCTGCTCACCATGGGCCGGGCCGCCCAGTTCGGGCTGTTCCCGCTGCCCGAGGGGCGGGCGTACTGGTTCGCCACCATGCCGCTGCGCCGGGGCTGGGGTGAGCAGTTGCCCCGCCGGGTCTGGGCGGCCCGGTTCGACGGCTGGCACGCGCCCATCCCGCAGGTGCTGGCCGCCACCCCGGACGAGGACGTCCTGGTCACCGACATCTACGACCGCGCGCCCGTGCCCCGGTGGAGCGCCGGGCGGGTGGTCCTGGTCGGCGACGCCGCGCACCCCAGCACCCCGAACCTGGGCCAGGGCACCTGCCAGGCGCTGGAGGACGCCGTCGTGCTGGGCCGCTGCCTGCGCGACGACGACGTGGCCGAGGCCCTGCCCCGGTACGAGGCGGCGCGCCGCCGTCGGGCGGACGGCCTCACCCGCCAGGCCCGGATGCTCGGCCGGGTCGGGCAGTGGAGCAACCCGGTGGCCTGCTGGATCCGGGAGCAGATGATCCGCCGCGCCCCGGCCGGTCCGCGGCTGCGGCAGATGGCGGAGATGTTCGCCTTCGAGTGA
- a CDS encoding alpha/beta fold hydrolase, giving the protein MSVDVHSSDLARFHRQRLTWQPTEGGAGTETSRVTVPLDYRDPAGRTIEIAVARRPAGDPGQRIGVLMIAPDDPGNRGIPLIGQLVGALPAEVLDRFDLVAFDHRFSGDSHPIEVDWTPEERLWVFHRPQSITEEIRFQSKVAAKVADVALDLLPHASTRNVARDMDVVRAALGEERISYLGWSYGTYLGAVYTQLFGERADRVVLDSVLSPDWPWRGLFLNVAASTEAAVNRWCGWAAARDGELRLGDSAAAVRSRYDELLERAGREPLAVPGLPMPLDRFALEFFTVVMLTADRTYPLLGAVLRAAVHGDPVPGPAVGELMGLVNQRQDSTPAGQLAILCGESSWPRDLDRYEAEMASVGAELPFIGRTLASVKAGAFWPTSPVEPLTEIGPGNSARSILLVQSEADIFTRAVGAWRLRELLPENSRLVLAADTACHKLFPFGGHPVVNELTTRYLLTGELPEKDVTVENHQESA; this is encoded by the coding sequence ATGTCCGTCGATGTTCACAGCAGCGACCTGGCCCGCTTCCACCGGCAGCGCCTGACCTGGCAGCCGACCGAGGGCGGGGCGGGTACGGAGACCAGCCGCGTCACCGTCCCGCTCGACTACCGCGACCCCGCCGGGCGCACCATCGAGATCGCCGTGGCCCGCCGGCCCGCCGGCGATCCCGGGCAGCGGATCGGGGTGCTGATGATCGCGCCCGACGACCCGGGCAACCGGGGCATCCCGCTGATCGGGCAGCTCGTCGGGGCGCTTCCGGCCGAGGTGCTGGACCGGTTCGACCTGGTCGCCTTCGACCACCGGTTCAGCGGCGACAGCCACCCCATCGAGGTGGACTGGACGCCCGAGGAGCGGCTCTGGGTCTTCCACCGGCCCCAGAGCATCACCGAGGAGATCCGGTTCCAGTCCAAGGTGGCCGCCAAGGTCGCCGACGTCGCGCTGGACCTGCTGCCGCACGCCAGCACCCGCAACGTGGCCCGGGACATGGACGTCGTCCGGGCCGCGCTCGGCGAGGAGAGGATCTCCTACCTCGGCTGGTCGTACGGGACCTACCTGGGCGCGGTCTACACCCAGCTGTTCGGCGAGCGGGCCGACCGGGTGGTGCTGGACAGCGTGCTCAGCCCGGACTGGCCCTGGCGCGGGCTCTTCCTCAACGTCGCGGCCAGCACCGAGGCGGCGGTGAACCGCTGGTGCGGCTGGGCCGCGGCGCGCGACGGCGAGCTGCGCCTGGGCGACAGCGCGGCGGCGGTCCGGTCCCGCTACGACGAGCTGCTGGAGCGGGCCGGCCGGGAGCCGCTGGCCGTGCCCGGGCTGCCCATGCCGCTGGACCGGTTCGCGCTGGAGTTCTTCACCGTGGTGATGCTGACCGCGGACCGCACGTACCCGCTGCTCGGCGCGGTGCTGAGGGCCGCGGTGCACGGCGACCCGGTGCCCGGCCCGGCGGTCGGCGAGCTGATGGGACTTGTCAACCAGCGCCAGGACAGCACCCCGGCCGGGCAGCTCGCCATCCTCTGCGGCGAGTCGAGCTGGCCGCGCGACCTCGACCGGTACGAGGCCGAGATGGCGAGTGTGGGCGCGGAGCTGCCGTTCATCGGGCGCACCCTGGCCTCGGTGAAGGCCGGCGCGTTCTGGCCGACCTCGCCCGTGGAGCCGCTGACCGAGATCGGGCCGGGGAACAGCGCCCGGTCGATCCTGCTCGTGCAGTCCGAGGCGGACATCTTCACCCGGGCGGTCGGGGCGTGGCGGCTGCGCGAGCTGCTGCCGGAGAACAGCCGGCTCGTGCTCGCCGCCGACACGGCGTGCCACAAGCTCTTCCCGTTCGGGGGGCACCCGGTGGTCAACGAGCTGACCACCCGGTACCTGCTGACCGGCGAGCTGCCGGAGAAGGACGTGACCGTCGAGAACCACCAGGAGTCGGCATGA
- a CDS encoding ester cyclase: MSAPDNKAVVRQLIDAWNNGDINALMTFWSPTMVHHGRAGTISAEDTAAEMRRFLDAFPDLRMELHSIVSEGELVATRMTVHATHTGAYMGIPPTDRPVSCALMGQLRIVDGVVVDHWGVADALGILVQIGMLPSELSTAFS, translated from the coding sequence GTGTCAGCACCTGACAACAAGGCGGTCGTGCGGCAGCTCATCGACGCCTGGAACAACGGCGACATCAACGCCCTGATGACCTTCTGGTCACCGACGATGGTGCACCACGGCCGGGCCGGCACGATCAGCGCCGAGGACACCGCGGCCGAGATGCGGCGCTTCCTCGACGCCTTCCCCGACCTGCGCATGGAGCTGCACAGCATCGTCTCCGAGGGCGAACTCGTGGCCACCCGGATGACCGTGCACGCCACGCACACCGGCGCGTACATGGGCATCCCGCCGACCGACCGCCCGGTGAGCTGCGCCCTCATGGGGCAGTTGCGGATCGTCGACGGCGTCGTGGTCGACCACTGGGGGGTGGCCGACGCGCTGGGCATCCTCGTGCAGATCGGAATGCTGCCGTCCGAACTGTCCACCGCCTTTTCCTGA